One genomic segment of Belonocnema kinseyi isolate 2016_QV_RU_SX_M_011 chromosome 2, B_treatae_v1, whole genome shotgun sequence includes these proteins:
- the LOC117182584 gene encoding uncharacterized protein LOC117182584, whose amino-acid sequence MVRLDHGMFRNYTLMSVQTYEKLLGKIGSRLFSAQTRPNTITSSEKFPVTLRYLATGESYTSLSRSFQIGVSTVNKFIHETLGIIWDKLQQDVLVLPDSADKWFQIIDEFDQIWQFPNCFGAIDEKQAQPRSGSDYYNYKHFHSIILLAMCDANYDFIMVDVGGRGRQSDGGVFKNCDFYERPQVYVSDTAFGLRRRGMRPFAGAGTGSLSKDKKLFNYRLSRARRTTENDMQYYSPPLNSAIGLKKVNLL is encoded by the exons ATGGTAAGGTTGGACCATGGAATGTTTCGTAATTATACGCTGATGTCCGTTCAGACATACGAAAAACTGTTGGGAAAAATAGGTTCTAGGCTGTTTAGTGCACAAACGAGACCAAACACAATAACGTCATCGGAGAAATTCCCGGTCACCCTCAG ATACCTTGCTACAGGTGAATCTTACACATCTCTGTCACGATCGTTCCAAATAGGCGTCTCGACAGTAAATAAATTCATACATGAAACTCTGGGCATAATCTGGGATAAATTACAACAAGATGTTTTAGTTTTACCAGACAGCGCAGACAAATGGTTTCAAATAATTgatgaatttgatcaaatttggCAGTTCCCAAACTGCTTTGGTGCAATAGATGAGAAGCAA GCGCAGCCTCGTAGCGGTTCCGACTATTATAATTACAAGCATTTCCACAGTATTATATTGCTAGCTATGTGCGATGCTAATTACGATTTTATTATGGTAGACGTAGGTGGCAGAGGAAGACAAAGTGACGGTGGCGTATTTAAAAACTGCGACTTTTATGAAAGGCCTCAAGTGTATGTATCAGATACTGCTTTTGGTCTAAGAAGACGAGGCATGCGTCCTTTTGCGGGGGCAGGAACGGGATCTCTTTCCAAGgacaaaaagttgtttaattacaGACTCAGTAGGGCTAGAAGAACAACAGAAAACGACATGCAATATTATTCCCCACCCTTAAATTCGGCGATAGGCCTGAAAAAGGTGAATCTTCTCTAG